From a single Gimesia fumaroli genomic region:
- a CDS encoding DUF1501 domain-containing protein — MNIQNDFQNSSSGLPRRNFLTSLSSGLAGISLASLLQDEERAQGATAHVPPNGKAHFPPKAKSVIWLFMRGGVSHMESFDPKPMLTKYAGKSISETPWKSVQESEKLKRVRVVVVNDANGQQRNKVYPLQVGYKKYGESGIEVSDWFPHIGGCVDDISIVRSMWTTDDNHGAQVQFHSGRHMLDGRVPTIGAWVNYGLGSLNQNLPQFINMGPRYFDVRDGHYLGPAYDSVPLKVDPKNPLPYAKPELDLSDAEQKIEFSLINQLNRLNAEKYPNDSTLQARMKSYELAFRMQTAVPEVIQFDQETKETQDLYGLNNPATKPFGMQLLAARRFVEKGVRFIQIMHGSGAAGAWDSHSNLKASHSKLAMQVDQPAAGLLKDLKRRGLLKDTIVVFATEFGRTPGSQGSNGRDHHPYGFSIWMAGGGLKGGVAHGTTDELGFHAEENPHYVTDVHATLMKQLGLNARRLEVPGHKRIEMDFGHPIDGIIA, encoded by the coding sequence ATGAATATACAAAATGATTTTCAGAATTCCTCCAGCGGTCTGCCACGTCGCAATTTCCTCACGAGTCTGAGCTCCGGGCTTGCTGGGATTTCACTGGCTTCGCTGTTGCAGGATGAAGAGCGTGCCCAGGGGGCAACGGCACACGTTCCCCCCAATGGAAAAGCGCATTTTCCTCCCAAAGCAAAAAGTGTGATCTGGTTGTTCATGCGGGGGGGCGTCAGTCATATGGAAAGCTTCGACCCCAAGCCAATGCTGACCAAATATGCGGGGAAATCGATCAGCGAAACCCCCTGGAAGAGCGTGCAGGAATCGGAAAAATTGAAACGGGTCCGCGTAGTCGTCGTGAACGACGCCAACGGACAGCAGCGGAACAAGGTGTATCCACTGCAGGTCGGTTATAAAAAATATGGTGAGAGCGGGATCGAAGTCAGTGATTGGTTCCCACATATCGGCGGCTGTGTAGATGACATCTCCATTGTACGTTCCATGTGGACAACCGATGATAATCACGGCGCGCAGGTTCAGTTCCATTCCGGCCGTCACATGCTGGATGGGCGAGTGCCGACGATTGGGGCCTGGGTCAATTATGGACTCGGATCACTGAATCAGAATTTGCCGCAGTTTATCAACATGGGGCCGCGTTATTTTGATGTAAGAGACGGGCATTACCTCGGCCCCGCTTACGATTCGGTTCCTTTGAAAGTGGACCCGAAGAACCCCCTGCCTTACGCTAAGCCGGAACTGGATTTGAGTGACGCAGAACAGAAAATTGAGTTCTCACTCATCAATCAGTTGAACCGTCTAAATGCGGAAAAGTATCCAAACGACAGCACGCTTCAAGCCCGAATGAAATCATACGAACTGGCTTTTCGTATGCAGACAGCGGTGCCTGAAGTCATCCAGTTCGACCAGGAAACCAAAGAGACACAGGATCTCTATGGCTTGAATAATCCCGCGACGAAGCCGTTTGGTATGCAGCTTCTGGCCGCGCGCCGGTTTGTCGAGAAAGGCGTGCGGTTCATTCAGATTATGCACGGTTCAGGAGCCGCCGGTGCTTGGGATTCGCATTCTAATCTGAAAGCAAGTCACTCCAAGCTGGCAATGCAGGTCGATCAACCGGCGGCTGGTTTGTTAAAAGACTTGAAACGCAGAGGTCTCTTGAAAGATACGATTGTTGTGTTCGCAACCGAATTCGGTCGGACCCCCGGTTCGCAAGGGAGTAACGGCCGCGATCACCATCCGTACGGCTTTTCCATCTGGATGGCCGGCGGTGGTCTTAAGGGCGGAGTTGCGCATGGCACGACCGATGAACTCGGCTTCCATGCAGAAGAAAATCCCCATTATGTGACCGATGTGCATGCCACGTTGATGAAACAGCTGGGGCTGAATGCCCGGCGTCTGGAAGTACCCGGCCATAAACGAATTGAAATGGACTTCGGTCATCCAATTGATGGTATTATCGCCTAG
- a CDS encoding PSD1 and planctomycete cytochrome C domain-containing protein, with the protein MRKRLFQIIRATSVFGLGFLLLIAAPLLPAADKVDYLKEIKPIFAEKCYACHSSLKQEAELRLETRELMLNGGDSGSVLKPGKPAQSLILERILAKEDEQMPPPEEGSRLTDHEITLIKAWIAQGAITPKEEIPGSPKDHWAFQPPVKAKIPGDSTTQNPIDAFLEAQRQKQGIVTVSPASKRVLLRRVYIDLIGLPPTQEELRNFVNDSDKDAYQKVVRKLLASPQHGERWGRHWMDIWRYTDWYGLGKQLRYSQKHIWHWRDWIVESLNRDSSYAEMVQDMLAADELKPTDHEALRATGFLARHYYLFNRTTWLDSTLEHTSKAFLGLTMNCAKCHDHKYDPLTHQDYYQMRAIFEPYQVRLDALPGETNLEKNGLPRIFDAHADAKTYLHIRGNEKEPDESQEMQPAPPELFTFDVFKVSQVNLPPEAHHPGIRDFVLKDQLKAADVKIATAEKSAQQAKQQLAKLEQAAQTELVQQKNPIKVLPFLIDDFKTAQPELWTMGPGQWAFQEGKLIQTKTGYGRAYLRTKQDHPQNFKATFKFKTTGGDKWRSVGLAFDVTEKREKMIYLSAVQPGSKLQVSYNEGSKSVYPAEARHGCEVNLNEPYELEIKVRDQLVNVALNGEHAISYRLPLQRESGKIDLLAFDAAAEFEMINVSSLSADEEMIEGKQTMKPSLALAKAKSKAATLSLQTAQLSKAALQTAFAADKAQYAKLPEAKQTELTQAAALAARKYELAQAEEKLAKAEEKLEAATGAAKKKVEKEIAAAKKQLATAKQALNNPGEKYTRVRASLKALEGPAEKEASRLQPYPQTSTGRRAAFARWVTHRQNPLTARVAVNHIWLRHFGQPLVEDVTDFGLRSKQPLQHHLLDWLAVEFMEHNWSMKHLHELMTTSKAYQLSSSTIGADQRTQKKDSENHYYWRHNIVRMESEIIRDSLLHLAGELDLTRGGPTIDPAKNPDSKRRSMYFTTSRDAKDKFLSMFDAADIFACYRRNESVVPQQALALANSKVSLQMARKISEQIRKAHPELSDQEFVKHAYEKILCVEPTPQELAICLTALTETQSVLKTAKNKNSVWRSRENLVHALLNHNDFITIR; encoded by the coding sequence ATGAGAAAACGACTATTTCAAATAATTCGTGCTACTTCCGTCTTCGGGCTTGGTTTTCTGCTGCTGATTGCTGCGCCGTTATTACCTGCCGCCGACAAGGTAGATTACTTAAAAGAGATCAAACCGATCTTTGCTGAGAAGTGTTATGCCTGTCATAGCTCGCTCAAGCAGGAAGCCGAGTTACGCCTGGAAACGCGCGAACTTATGCTGAACGGAGGCGACAGCGGTTCGGTTCTCAAGCCGGGCAAACCAGCACAGAGCCTGATACTCGAGCGGATTCTCGCCAAAGAAGACGAACAAATGCCGCCGCCGGAAGAAGGTTCCCGGCTGACGGATCATGAAATTACTTTGATCAAAGCCTGGATCGCACAAGGGGCTATCACACCAAAAGAAGAAATCCCCGGCAGTCCTAAAGATCACTGGGCGTTTCAGCCACCGGTCAAAGCAAAGATACCGGGTGATTCTACAACGCAAAATCCGATCGATGCCTTTCTGGAAGCACAGCGACAGAAACAGGGTATTGTCACTGTAAGTCCTGCATCCAAACGGGTCTTATTACGTCGTGTTTATATCGATCTGATCGGTTTGCCGCCTACCCAGGAAGAGCTACGGAATTTTGTGAATGATTCTGACAAGGACGCATATCAAAAAGTCGTACGCAAACTGTTAGCAAGTCCTCAGCATGGTGAACGTTGGGGGCGGCACTGGATGGATATCTGGAGATATACTGACTGGTACGGCTTAGGCAAACAGCTTCGCTATAGTCAGAAACATATCTGGCATTGGCGTGACTGGATTGTCGAGTCCTTAAATCGTGATAGCAGTTATGCCGAGATGGTACAGGACATGTTGGCCGCCGATGAACTCAAGCCGACCGATCATGAAGCCCTGCGTGCCACCGGATTTCTGGCGCGGCATTACTATCTGTTCAACCGCACGACCTGGCTCGACAGTACTCTGGAACATACATCCAAGGCGTTCCTGGGGCTGACTATGAATTGTGCCAAATGTCACGATCACAAATACGATCCGTTGACGCATCAGGATTATTATCAGATGCGGGCGATTTTCGAACCGTATCAGGTTCGCCTGGATGCGCTACCTGGCGAGACCAATCTGGAGAAAAACGGTTTGCCCCGCATCTTTGATGCACATGCTGACGCGAAAACCTATCTGCATATTCGCGGTAACGAAAAAGAGCCTGATGAAAGTCAGGAAATGCAGCCGGCTCCCCCTGAGCTGTTTACCTTCGATGTCTTCAAAGTCTCTCAGGTCAATTTGCCCCCCGAGGCACATCATCCCGGGATTCGGGATTTTGTACTCAAGGATCAACTCAAAGCGGCAGACGTCAAGATCGCGACTGCTGAGAAATCAGCGCAGCAGGCAAAACAACAGCTGGCGAAGCTGGAACAGGCGGCACAAACCGAACTGGTTCAGCAGAAGAATCCGATTAAAGTACTCCCGTTTCTGATAGATGATTTCAAGACTGCCCAACCAGAACTCTGGACGATGGGACCCGGTCAATGGGCCTTTCAGGAAGGGAAGCTGATTCAGACCAAAACCGGTTACGGCCGCGCCTACCTGCGTACGAAACAGGACCATCCACAAAATTTCAAAGCGACCTTCAAATTCAAAACGACGGGCGGCGACAAATGGCGTTCGGTCGGGTTGGCCTTTGATGTCACCGAGAAACGGGAGAAGATGATTTATCTGAGCGCGGTACAGCCGGGCTCGAAGTTGCAGGTTTCCTATAACGAAGGTTCCAAATCAGTTTATCCTGCCGAAGCACGGCATGGATGTGAAGTCAATCTGAACGAGCCCTACGAACTCGAAATTAAGGTTCGAGACCAACTGGTCAATGTCGCCTTGAATGGTGAGCATGCGATTTCCTATCGCCTGCCGCTCCAGCGCGAGTCCGGAAAAATTGATCTGCTGGCGTTCGATGCGGCGGCTGAATTCGAGATGATCAATGTCAGTTCGCTGTCAGCTGATGAAGAGATGATTGAAGGCAAACAGACTATGAAACCGTCGTTAGCTCTGGCGAAAGCAAAGTCCAAAGCAGCCACACTCTCATTGCAAACAGCACAGCTTTCAAAAGCGGCACTGCAAACTGCCTTCGCAGCCGATAAGGCTCAATACGCAAAACTCCCAGAAGCGAAACAGACAGAATTAACACAGGCTGCCGCTTTGGCAGCTCGGAAATATGAACTGGCACAAGCAGAAGAGAAGCTGGCGAAAGCCGAAGAGAAGTTAGAAGCAGCAACTGGTGCCGCAAAGAAAAAAGTCGAAAAAGAAATTGCGGCTGCGAAAAAACAGCTCGCAACGGCAAAGCAGGCGCTGAATAATCCGGGCGAGAAATACACGCGCGTGCGGGCATCACTCAAAGCACTTGAAGGACCGGCTGAAAAAGAGGCTTCCCGATTGCAGCCCTATCCCCAAACCAGCACGGGACGTCGTGCCGCGTTTGCCCGTTGGGTAACACATCGTCAGAATCCATTGACGGCCCGCGTCGCTGTGAATCATATCTGGTTACGGCACTTTGGTCAGCCATTGGTAGAGGATGTTACCGATTTCGGACTGCGTTCCAAACAGCCGTTGCAGCATCACTTGTTGGACTGGCTCGCAGTGGAGTTCATGGAACACAACTGGAGTATGAAACATCTGCATGAGTTGATGACCACTTCCAAGGCCTACCAACTCAGTAGTTCCACAATTGGTGCCGATCAGCGAACACAGAAGAAAGATTCGGAGAACCATTACTACTGGCGACATAATATAGTGCGGATGGAATCTGAAATCATTCGAGACAGCCTGCTCCATCTGGCTGGCGAGCTCGATCTGACCAGAGGGGGGCCGACCATTGATCCGGCGAAAAACCCCGACAGTAAACGCCGCAGTATGTATTTTACGACGTCTCGTGATGCTAAGGATAAGTTCCTCAGTATGTTTGATGCCGCAGATATCTTTGCCTGCTATCGTCGCAATGAAAGCGTGGTGCCTCAACAGGCATTAGCACTGGCCAACAGCAAGGTCTCTTTGCAGATGGCGCGGAAAATCAGCGAGCAGATTCGTAAAGCACATCCCGAACTCAGTGATCAAGAATTTGTTAAACATGCCTATGAGAAAATTCTATGTGTAGAACCCACGCCTCAGGAACTGGCAATTTGTCTGACTGCATTGACTGAAACACAGTCTGTATTGAAAACGGCAAAAAACAAGAATTCCGTTTGGCGATCCCGGGAAAACCTGGTTCACGCCTTACTCAACCATAACGATTTCATCACGATACGATGA
- a CDS encoding sialate O-acetylesterase yields MFRLKCLVLALIPFLFLIGKESASAKTYRVYFLGGQSNMDGYGYVKDLPQDLKQPDSGVMIFHANPAPDGVPVDGRGIWAPLQPGHGAGFKSDGKANTYSNRFGAELTFAKTLKELAPEENFALIKISRGGTSIAVEAAGNFGCWDPDFEKGSGKGQGINQYDHFLAGMKRALQTRDIDQDGEADTLVPAGIVWMQGESDAYYSEEIARQYEANLKRLMDLIRATMLTDDLPVVIGRISDSGDNPEGKVWKYGEIVRAGQAAFVEKDKRAALVTSTDGYGYSDRWHYNSEGYLDLGRKFAQALWKLPQE; encoded by the coding sequence ATGTTTCGGCTCAAATGTCTTGTTCTGGCTCTGATTCCGTTCCTGTTCCTGATCGGGAAAGAATCCGCTTCGGCGAAAACGTACCGGGTCTATTTTCTGGGTGGCCAGTCCAATATGGACGGTTACGGATATGTCAAAGATCTGCCCCAGGATCTCAAGCAGCCGGATTCGGGAGTGATGATTTTTCACGCGAACCCGGCTCCCGATGGTGTGCCCGTGGATGGTCGTGGTATCTGGGCTCCTTTACAACCGGGGCATGGAGCCGGCTTTAAATCGGATGGGAAAGCGAATACTTATTCCAACCGTTTTGGTGCTGAACTGACATTTGCAAAAACACTCAAAGAACTCGCACCGGAAGAAAATTTCGCCTTGATCAAAATTTCGCGGGGCGGGACTTCCATTGCCGTCGAGGCGGCAGGGAATTTCGGTTGCTGGGATCCTGATTTCGAAAAAGGGAGCGGCAAAGGACAAGGCATCAATCAATATGATCATTTTCTGGCAGGCATGAAGCGGGCACTGCAGACGCGGGATATTGATCAGGACGGCGAAGCAGATACCCTGGTTCCCGCGGGCATTGTCTGGATGCAGGGAGAGAGTGACGCCTACTACTCCGAAGAAATTGCCCGGCAGTATGAAGCCAACCTGAAGCGGCTGATGGACTTAATTCGCGCGACGATGTTGACAGATGACCTGCCTGTGGTGATTGGCCGCATTTCGGATTCAGGCGATAATCCGGAGGGAAAGGTCTGGAAGTATGGCGAGATCGTGCGAGCCGGTCAGGCGGCGTTCGTAGAAAAAGACAAACGTGCAGCGCTCGTGACGAGTACCGATGGTTATGGTTATTCAGATCGTTGGCACTATAATTCAGAAGGTTATCTGGATTTAGGCAGGAAATTTGCCCAGGCCCTATGGAAACTCCCTCAGGAATAA